The DNA sequence CACCTTTAGcaatttgttgatgtttATGAGctctaatttcaattactACACCAGCCATTGGTGCACCAACTTCATTTGGTAATGAAGCTTTTGGTCTAGTTTTCAGTTCAACAGAAACAGTTTTATCTTCCACTGAAACTGATCTCATTTCACCATTTAATTCGAAAAATACTTCTCTAGTACCAGTTTTATCAGAAACATCCCCAACAGCcattaatttaataattaatgttTTACCTTGTTCAATATCAACGGTTAATTCTTCACCAATATTACATGGTTTAAGGAAATATCTAGTTGGTAATACTGATAAATCAccatatttatcaacaatttttctaaattgttcaaatacTTTAGGATACATAACATAAGAAGCAATATCAGTTTCAGTGATTTGAGTTCCATAACGTGAtgttaattcttctttaatGGCAGTAAAATCAACTGGTGGTAAAGTTAATCCTGGTCTTTGATCTAATTTTTGACGTTTATTACCCAAAATATTAGTTCTTAATGGTTCAGGAAATCCTCCATATGGTGTCCCCATTAATCCTTGGAAAAAATCTAATACTGAATCAGGGAAATCTAATTCTGATGCTAATCTATTAACATCTTCTTCTGTTAAAGTATTACTCACCATAAATTGAGCTAAATCTCCAACAACTTTTGATGTTGGAGTGACTTTAACTAAATCACCTAATATTTGATTAGCAATTTTATAAGTTTCTTTAGTTTGAACCCATTTAGTACCTAAACCTAATTGTTGAGcttgaaataataaattagttAATTGACCTCCAGGAATTTCATGTTGATAAACTTCAGGATCAGGTCCTTTCAAATCAGCATCAAAAcatgaatataataatcTCATTTGAGCCCAATAATTATCTAATTCTCTAATCATAGATTCTGAAAGTCCAGTTTCAATAGATCCTTCTAATGAAGCTAAAATGGCACTAATTGAAGGTTGAGAAGTTAATCCTGacattgaatttgaagcagcatcaacaacatcagcTCCAGCAATAGCACTTGCTGTCATTGATGCAACACCAGTACCAGCAGAATCATGAGTATGAACATGAATTGGTAAATCAGGATAACGATTTCTAATTTCtccaattaataatttagcAGCTGCTGGTTTTAAAGTACCAGCCATATCTTTAATTCCTAAGAAATGAGTACCCAttttaacaatttcatcaacaacatttaaataatattgtaaattatattttttaccTGGTTTCATCATATCACCAGAATAACAAACAGTAGCTTCCACTACTCCACCAGCTTTTTTAACAGCATCCATCCCCACTTTTAATTGatctaaatcatttaatgcATCAAATACTCGGAAAATATCCACTCCATTGTCTTTAGCTTCTTtaacaaattgatcaatagCATTATCTGGTAATGATGAATAAGCAACACCATTTGCACCTCTTAAAAGCATTTGGAAAGGGATATTGGGTACTAAAGCTCTTAATTTTCTTAATCTAGCCCATGGATCTTCATAAAGAAATCTCATACAAACATCAAAAGTGGCTCCACCCCAACATTCTAATGAAAAAGCTCCTTTTAATGCATGAGCTGTAGTGGGAgcaatatttaataaatcaatggTTCTAACTCTAGTGGctaataatgattgatGAGCATCTCTCCAAGTAGTATCAGTAATTAAAGTACCATTAAATTGTCGAACTTTTTTAGCAAATACTTCAGGACCTTCTTCAAGTAATACTTGTCTCCAACCACGAGGTGGAGGAGTATGATCAACATCAATAGTAATACCAGTTTTAGGTTCATGAATCTCTGGAATAATAGCATCAGTATCTAATTTAGGATACCCCACTTGAcctttaattgatgatccATTAACAACAAGATCAGCCAAATATAATAACATTTTCGTGGCTCTATTTTGAGAACTAATCATTTGGAAAAGTGATGGAGTATCATCGATAAAAGTTGTCCAACAATCACCagtaataaatatttcattagTTAAAAGTGCTAATAAAAATGGAATATTAGTTTTAACACCTCTAAttctaaattcaattaaagcTCTCAACATTTTTCTTCGAGCAATTTCATAAGTTGAACCGGAACAAGAACATTTAACTAACATTGAATCATAATGAGGAGAAATAATTGATCCAACAAATCCATTACCACCATCTAATCTAACTCCATTACCACCAGCTGATCTATAAACTTCAATTTTACCAGTATCAGGTTGGAAATTTTTAGTTGGATCTTCAGTAGTAATTCTACATTGAATAGCAAAACCTCTAGTAGTGATTTTATCTTGTAATAATCCCAATTGTTGTAATGAAGCTCCAGCagcaatttgaatttgagcagcaacaatatcaacacCAGTGATTTCTTCAGTAATAGTATGTTCAACTTGAATTCTTggattaatttcaataaaataatgtCTATTTTGTTCATCAACTAAAAATTCGGCGGTACCGGCATTTCTATAATTGGCACTTTTAGCTAATTTAACGGCATCAGTTAAAATGGCATCACGAACCAGTTTAGGTAAATTTTTCGCTGGagcaatttcaacaactttttgATGTCTTCTTTGTACTGAACAATCTCtttcaaataaatgaatgaCATTACCATAATTATCAGCTAATAATTGAACTTCAATATGTTTTGGTTTATCTAAaaatctttcaataaaaCGAGTACCATTACCAAAAGCAGT is a window from the Candida dubliniensis CD36 chromosome 4, complete sequence genome containing:
- a CDS encoding pyruvate carboxylase isoform, putative (Similar to S. cerevisiae PYC2;~Similar to S. cerevisiae PYC1), coding for MTSLQKATSQDARINQMRRESTVLGPMNKILVANRGEIPIRIFRTAHELSMQTVAIYSHEDRLSMHRLKADESYVIGKKGQFSPVGAYLQIDEIIQIALKHNVNMIHPGYGFLSENSEFAKKVEENGLIWIGPSYKTIDSVGDKVSARTLALENNVPVVPGTPGPIESVDEAKKFVEKYGLPVIIKAAFGGGGRGMRVVREGDDIEDAFKRATSEAKTAFGNGTRFIERFLDKPKHIEVQLLADNYGNVIHLFERDCSVQRRHQKVVEIAPAKNLPKSVRDAILTDAVKLAKSANYRNAGTAEFLVDEQNRHYFIEINPRIQVEHTITEEITGVDIVAAQIQIAAGASLQQLGLLQDKITTRGFAIQCRITTEDPTKNFQPDTGKIEVYRSAGGNGVRLDGGNGFVGSIISPHYDSMLVKCSCSGSTYEIARRKMLRALIEFRIRGVKTNIPFLLALLTNEIFITGDCWTTFIDDTPSLFQMISSQNRATKMLLYLADLVVNGSSIKGQVGYPKLDTDAIIPEIHEPKTGITIDVDHTPPPRGWRQVLLEEGPEVFAKKVRQFNGTLITDTTWRDAHQSLLATRVRTIDLLNIAPTTAHALKGAFSLECWGGATFDVCMRFLYEDPWARLRKLRALVPNIPFQMLLRGANGVAYSSLPDNAIDQFVKEAKDNGVDIFRVFDALNDLDQLKVGMDAVKKAGGVVEATVCYSGDMMKPGKKYNLQYYLNVVDEIVKMGTHFLGIKDMAGTLKPAAAKLLIGEIRNRYPDLPIHVHTHDSAGTGVASMTASAIAGADVVDAASNSMSGLTSQPSISAILASLEGSIETGLSESMIRELDNYWAQMRLLYSCFDADLKGPDPEVYQHEIPGGQLTNLLFQAQQLGLGTKWVQTKETYKIANQILGDLVKVTPTSKVVGDLAQFMVSNTLTEEDVNRLASELDFPDSVLDFFQGLMGTPYGGFPEPLRTNILGNKRQKLDQRPGLTLPPVDFTAIKEELTSRYGTQITETDIASYVMYPKVFEQFRKIVDKYGDLSVLPTRYFLKPCNIGEELTVDIEQGKTLIIKLMAVGDVSDKTGTREVFFELNGEMRSVSVEDKTVSVESKTRPKASLPNEVGAPMAGVVIEIRAHKHQQIAKGDPIAVLSAMKMEMVISAPCSGEIGDILIHEGDSVDANDLITSIH